The genomic window AATTACCGTGCTTCCGTCTTTTTCAGAAACAACGCCCGTACATACGTTTACCTGACTTTTTCGGGCTGCAAGAGCCAGACGATTCAGTACGTCTTCATTATCTCCGGCAATACCGGCAGGAAGCACCAGCAACGCTGTTTTCTCTCCACTGTATGCATCTACCGTTTCTTCAAGTCTATCACCGGTGAAAAGTTCTTCTGCAGGAAAAGAGCGAGAGGCAACACTCATCTTCGCCGCTTCAGGAAGCTTGTAATAGCTTGTCAAATCAGCGGCATAACGCATATCGAGATACATCGGAGTATAGAGCGAAGGTTCCCTCGAACGCAGTTGCGTTTCACGACAGGAGGGTAGTTTTCCACCTTCAAGGGGCAAATCTGCAAAAAAGATATCCGACGTACAACTGCATGACTCGAGGATTTTCGTACCGTCAGGCCCGTAAATACAGGAATAGGCATCCTCACACGACATGGTTTTATCCTTCCCCGACCGGTTGCAGGCAGCAAGGAAAAAGCCGTTTTCTTTCGCCCTGACCTGCCAGAGCTCTCTCGGATCAAGAGATCCGCCTGGCCAATTGGCCGGTACAAGCAAAAGATCAACTCCGTTCAGGGAAGACATCCTTGGAATGGCCCCGTAATAGGTATCGGAACAGATCAAAACGCCAACCCTCCCCCAGGGGGTTTCAAAAGAATTGCGCTGGAACGACGTTCCGGCACATGCCCAACGGACCTCAGCCGTGACTTTCCGGTAATTCAACAGCAGCGCTCCATCAGGACCGATAACGGCGGCAGCATTGTAATAGATATCGGTCCGCTCATCTTTTTCGGGATAACCAAGCACGATGAAACAGCCGTAGCGTGAAGCCACCTGTCGTAAAGCCGTCACCGTGGACCCCTCTTGTGATTCAACCAGGCATGCTATTTCATCGCGTGAACCGAAGCTATAACCGGAAACAGCAAGTTCGGTATTGACAATAATCCTGGCACCATTTTCTGCCGCCCTCTCGTTGAACAGGACCAACTCGTCACGGTTCCGCTCAGCTTCACCGTGCACGACGTCGAGATGGACAAGGGCGAGTTTCAGTCTTTCCATTTTTCACTATAGCCAAGCGCACACGAAGCGTACACGAATTCCAGAAAATCATGATTGTTCATACTGACAGGTTCCAATGACAGTATCCGGGAGAAATCGGCATAACGTTCAACACGATGAGAGATCCCGGTGGCAAGCTGCGCTCCGTGCATGATAAAAATCTCCCTCATGCATGATTGCGGAAGAATGCCCCAGGCCACCTTATCCCGGGCGTGCACCAGCGAACATGATGCCCCGACCGCTACGGGGTCACGATCGAGGCTGTTGAAATTACGCCTGAAAACCGCTGCCGTTTCTTCCTGTAGCCTGCGGGCGATGGACTCTGTCATATGCTCACGACCGGCGCCGAAACGCTTGATATGCTCCAGGATGGAACGCTGATTGCCGGGAGTCAATGAATTCTGCAATGCAAGCGTCTTCCTTATAGCTCCTGAAACAGCTGATCCTATAAGTTCTCCGAGTTTGGCATGCTTGCCTGCACTTGTCAGCGGCGTATCGCCGGTCAGCGCACAGGCCACAGCGATCTGATCCGTACCGGTTCCAGTCGCAAGACCATCGGAATACCTCGAGGACACCGCAAGTTCCTGCAAAACGGCGGTTTTGGCTTCAGTCACGGTCATGATGGTTCGGACCATGGCTCCACGTGTCAGCTCCCGATTGATGAGCAGTATGGTGTTTATGGTCCCATGAGGCTCTTTTCCGCCTTTTTCAAGAGGTTCGAACACACCGTCCTGTTCCCAGACAGAGGCAGGATCCCCGACCCTTCCGGCGTTACCTTCAACCCCTCCGGTACAAATCGCGGTCACTTCCAGATTCTTGAACGACTTCGTTTCGATAGCGGCATAGTTCATGTTTGCCGCCGTACCGAGAGAAGCTGTTTTTTCAGGAAGCTCGAAACGCTCACACAATCCCTGCAAATAACGTTCAGGAGCCGACAGTACGGTTTTGAGTTCTTTTCTGCTGTGGCCCGCGGGCTCGCAAGACTGATGATTGAATAGACATTCGAGATCCTCATGAATCCCGCCGTTCACTCTGCAGGTTGAAATCACCCTGTGCGGCCTGTTGAATCGCACAATCAGCATTTTTCGCTCCCTGTGAACCTCTGCTGCACCGTAGTCGCCCAACTTCATATGACAATACTCCTTTTGCTTCATCGTCCCCGGCTTTCATCGCTTTTCAAGGCGCCTGTAATATTTCAGGGTATGGTCCGGCAAGACTTCGGGATGAAAAATAGTGATAAGATCGGCAAGTAAAACATGCGGTTCAACCATACCGCTATCCCAGAAACGGTTCCGCCCGTTTTCAAACCGATAGTTATTGTTGTTATATACCATTCCTTTCTTGACGGAACTGAACAACCGGTACCGTTCATCGATTTCCAGCAAACCGTCGAGATCGGTTACCCTGAAATGGGTGTTCACCCAAAAATCCGCTTTCATGCCGGCATCCATGGCAACCTCATGGCTCAGAATATGCCCCCTATCGGTCTCCTGACCTCTGAAAAGATATTCACTCCCGGCATGTTCGAGCATGGTGACGAACCAGCGAGAAGACCCCATGATCGACCATGCGCCTTTCCTGCTGTACCCGGTTATTACCGAAGGCTTCCGGGTTAAATGTTCGGCTGTTTTCTGGACATCGAGGTACGCCTGCTCCTGCTTTTCGAATATACTGGCGGCAAGCGAATCTTTTTCAAAAAAAGCCCCCATGAACTTGATCCATTCAAGTGCACCGAGAGGATGCTCCTCGAGTGACGCACAGAAAAAACCCGGACGGAGTCCGTAGGCCATCATTTTTTCAAAGATGTCGGAGGATGCGCTGGTCACATTGACAAAAGCGAGGTCAGGATCGATCTTGACCAGGGTTTCCATGTTCAATCCACGCATATAACCTGTCACCGGAAGCGCTCCGCTGTCTATCATTTTGTGCACCCGGTCCTGCCCGATTCTGCGCTTTCCGGAAACCCCGGCTATGGCATCGAAACAGTCGAGCATTTCTATCAGCGATACATGAAAACCGTTTTCACAGGTCACCCGCTTCAGGGGAATTCTGACCACTGCGGCCGTTCCTCTGTCTTCAGGGACCGATCGGTCATGCGGCACAAGCAAATATGCATAATCGATACCGATATCCGTCCCTTCCGGAGAAAGTACCTTTACCAGAGTACAACCGTCATCGCGCTTCATGATGGAAAATCGACTGGCATATTTGACCGTTTGCATCTTCGCTTTCCCGTCGGCCGTCACAGCCTGTTCATCCGATACTGAAGAACAAGACGTTCCAAGCAATGTGGCCATCAGAGCCAGAAAAACGATCCAGCCCCCATATCCTTGCATCACGGCTCTCATGCTACGATCTCCGAGTCTGTCTTGTTCTTTTTGATACAGCTGATGACGCTGCCGATATCCTGAATCTCGAACGGTTCACCGCTTTTTCCATTATAATAACGCCACCAACGGTTACCCCTGTCCTCCGAAACCTCTATCCTGCAGGGCAATGATGCATCGATGACAACTTTGTAACCGATCCTCTCGAGCGCTCTTTTCGTCCAATAAGCAAGGGTTCCTTCTCCGACAAGACCTATACAACCCTCGTGGTGCTGATTTATCCTGAACGAACCTGACTCCCGATCAAACTCGAATCCGTTACGCTTGAAGGCTTTTTCGAGTCTACCGTCAAGAATAAGCTCTTCAGGCATCCCCGAGATCATCTCGATGTTTTTTCCACTCTCTTCTGCCTGAACGGGACTCATCAACCAGATCCTGTCAGCTGCCTGAAGCGCAAGGTCGAGTTCATGCGTAGACATCACGATAGATTTCCCTCGCTCTCTCGCCAGTTGCTTCAAAAGACGAACGACCTCGATGCGATTGGGAAGATCAAGATGAGCGGTAGGCTCATCGAGCAGAATAACGGGTGTATCCTGGGCAAGTGCACGCGCAATCATGACCTTCTGGCGTTCACCGTCGCTCAGATCACTGATGTGACGACAAGCGAACCGTCGTGTACCGGTAATGGCTATGGCCTCCCTGACAACGGTTTCATCATCCTTTGAAAGCTTCCCCATCCAGCCGGTATAAGGATAACGGCCAAGAGCGACAAGGGCATACACCGAAAGATTACCGGTCATGACCCTGTCGGTAAGCACGAGGCTGAGAAGTCTTGCCGTTTCTTTGGTCGAAAGCCTTTCAAGAGATCTGCCATCAAGGGTCACATGTCCACCGAGAGGCTTCTGTACACCGGCAATGGTTCTCATCAATGTCGATTTTCCAGACCCGTTGGGCCCCAGCAGACAAACCAGCTCCCCTTTGGCGAGGTCGAGAGACAGATTGTCCGCAACAACTTTTCCGGGATACTTGCGACCATGCTTTTCCGCTTCTTTGACAAGGCGACGGTTCTGATATCCGATCGCCAGATCGTGAGTCAGTAACACTTCGTTCTTCATGCAAACGACGACTTGAGGTTTCTGTTCTTCATGATAACCCAGATAACGACAGGAGAACCGATCAAAGCGGTAACGGCATTGATCGGAAGGGTGGTCTGGCTTCCCGGCATCTGGGCGATGATATCGCATACCAACATCAGAATCGCCCCGACAAGGCAGGAACTGGGCATAAGAAAACGATGATCGGAAGTATTGAGAATCGATCGTGTCAGGTGGGGAACGGCTATACCGATAAAGCCTATAGGGCCGCAGAAGCCGGTTACGCTTCCGGCAAGCAGACTTGTAGCGGCAATGACGGTAATCCGGACATAGAGCGTACTCATCCCGAGACTGCGCGCGTAATTCTCTCCGAGAAGCATGACATTGAGAGACTTGGACGCAGCAAAGGAAATCATGAGCCCTATGCCGACTACGATTGCCAGAACATACAGTTGGCTCCCCAGCACACCGCCGAGACTGCCGAATGTCCAGATCAGGTAATCCTGTATCTGTTCAGGTTCACTGAAATACTGCCAGATACTGATGATCGATATCGTGATATTTCCAACCATGATACCGACAATGAGCAGTACGATATTATCCTTGATCCGCACCGCTATCCCCAGCACGATAAGAAGAACGAACGCAGCTCCAAGGGTTGAAGCGACAACGATGAGCCAGCTCCCGCCAAGCCCGAGCTGGCGGATGGCAAAGGCATTTGCTGCCGCGCCGGATGCCAGCATGACCATGGCCACTCCAAGGCTGGCACCTGCCGAAATACCCAGTACAGAAGGTCCTGCCAGAGGATTTCGGAACAACGTCTGCATCTGTAAACCACTTGCCGACAGTGCCGCTCCGGCGATGACGGCGGTAAGCGCTTTCGGAATCCGGATATAGGTAACGATCTTTTCCCAGGCTTCGTTCTCTGAACCTTTTCCGAACACGATATCAATAATGTTTCCAAGAGGTATTTTTACCGACCCGAGTGCAAGGTCGAGCATAAAAAAAAAGGCCATTATCACAAAAAGCAGAGCGATCAGACTGTTTTTTGGAGAAAGAAGAGGCCAGGAATGTTCCGGGCTTGTTTGACTGTCCACCTTTATGCCCATCTACTGTATATGCCTGTAAAAAGTTAACGAATCATCTCCATTGCCCCTCTCCGGGAACAAGTCCGGATGCAGGATCCTGATCAAGTCTCCCAATACCCTGTCGGGCCGTACAGCCCCAAGCTCCCAATATGCATTCCCTCCTGCCGGATTCAGTAACCGGTTATTGTTGTACACTTTGCCAGATCGCACCGCGAAAAAATCTCTGAACCGAATGTCTTTGGCAAGCAGTTCATCGAGGGACTGAACCGTTCCCGGATTAAGCCAGAACTCCGCTTCAAGGGCGACCGGGTAAATAGCCTCTATATCCATTTTGATGCTGCCGGTCTTTGCCCTGTTTTTCCAATGATAATCCGCCCCTGCGTCCCTGAGAAAACATGCCACATAGCTGTTTCCTCCAGGCACGAACCACGCGTCCTTGAAAGGCATCCCTGTAACAACCGACGGACGGTGGGAAAGAGTGTCGGTAAGTGCCTTGAGGGCATGATAAGAGTGCTCGATATCCGCAAATTTCTCGACGGCAACTTCCTCACGACCGAGCAGAGCCGCATACAGCTTCAGCCATTCCGCTCTTCCGAGGGGAGATTCCTCGAGCCATTCAGCAACGACGACAACAGGAATTCCAGCCATTACCAATGCCTTGTAATCGGTCTGCCTAGCAGCGGGAAACGCTGTCGTCACTATCATTTCAGGATTCAGTTCGAGAATTTCTTCCACGTTGGGACTGAACGGCATACCGATTTCCGATACGGCGCCTTTCTCGATCCGCTCACGTAAGGATGGAGTATTGACATAGTCGGGTCGGGCAATACCAATGATCCGATCGGCGCATCCAAGCAGATCGATATAACCAACCTGTGTTGTCGAAAACAAAGCCACACGCTCAACGGGAGTCCTGACCACCACATGCTCATCGAAACCGTCAGGTAAAGGAGACTCCTTGGGAATCAGCAGATAGCGCAACGTGTCTTGGCGGCCATCGAGATCGACGATGACTCGTAAAGTCTTGAACCCCTCATGATCGTACAGGGAAAAACCTTTGGCGTAGGAAAGGGGAACGTCAACGGACACAGCTTCCTGTTTCGGGTGTACTTCCGTTTCATTGCTGCATCCACTCAACCCGGTGGTGAACACAACGGCGAAAAGAGAGATAGCACATCGCAGAACACCGGAAAAACGATGATGCACCGAACCGGTAAAAGAAGAACGAAATATATTCATATGTATAGTCAAGTTGCTTTAACCCGAAGCGATAGCGTATTAGGGCAGGTCTTCTGACTTTCCCGGTTCCGACAGCCTTCCCGTTCCAGTAGCCCGGAACAGTGACATAAGGGTGTCTCTATTTTTTGTCATGAGCGATTCAAGTGCAAGGCGAACGAAGTACAGAAACCGGAGTGTACACAGAGTACATGAGGATTTCGAGCACCGCTCAACGAAGCAATTGAAGCGCGGAATAAATAAATAGAGATACCCATAATTATCGAAACACATTATCGGCATATGCCGATGCGGGATTACAGCAGCGGGTACTGTTCCGGACTTTCACCGGATTCCCTTTTAAGCCCTGTCCAAACAACCAGGGCACCATAACGTTGAACAAAGTATACAGAAAACAATCCATCGTTTCAAATGCTTTACAAATATTAAAGGCACTGCTGACGAAACCTGTTTTTTTAATTGAACAAAAAACGCATATCACACTGATATATCATTCATAATACTCCACATACCGCTCAAAGTCTTCTCGTTTCGGGAACGAAATGGCCCCTGCGGCACATACCTTTTCACATGCGGTACAAAGAACGATACAGTTGTACGGCTGAGTCACCTCCATTTTCGGGCGACGGCGCAGCCCTTCCACCTCACCGGATGCAAAGACCCCTTTGGGACAGAAATCATAACAGGAACAACAACTGTTGCAAGCATCCGGCTCGATAGTCGGGTACCACGCAATCTCCTTGCGGGGAACAGTCAGGCGTCCACGCCTTCTTTTTTTCGCAGTATCACTCATCATTTCATTTTTTCATCTTATGTAATCAAGCAACTCTGTCAGCCCTCCCCCCTTTTCAGGGAGGAAGCACTGACGGAGAATAAACACAGAGCATCAGAACGATATTGTATATCCAAGTCTGGCAAGACGTCCGGGCTCGTAATAAACAAAACGGCTGCTTGCATCTTCGACGAGATTGCCCGTTGTCTGAATCTCAGTGTCGAAAATATTTTCTACCGCACAGGTAACATAGCCTTTGCCGACCTTTACTTTTCCGGTCATATCGAAAGCGGCGTAATTCTCGAGATCATCTTCCCTGCCGGCAAGGATCCGGCATTGCAGATCGAGATTGAAAGGCAATGTCGCATAGGAAACCGCAAACGTGTTCTGGAACTTCGGTCCGGGCTGGTACTCATCTCCATCTGTGTTTTCAGCTACCGGGTATGCCCAGTAACCTGCAGAGGTAAACGAGATATCCGAAAGGAAATCGTGCCTGTCTGTGAAAGGATACAGCCCCAGCTTCCATTCAACTCCCTGGGAATTATAGGATCCGGCGTTGAAATAGTGATACGGTCTTCCCTGTGAACGATCGATCTCGATCTTGTCTTCATAGGTCATATAAAATCCGGCAATTCTGGCAGATACCGATTTGCAATCCCACTTGAACCCGGCTTCATAGGTCCAGCCTGATTCAGGCTGCAGATCAGGATTGCCAACGACCACACGACCTTCATAATAAAGCTGTGTGAATGTAGGAGCCTTGAAAGCCTTGCCAGTATTCGCGAAAAGATTCAGGTTTTCATTGACCTTCCAGGTAACCCCCGCGCTTGGAAGAAACGAGTCATAATCGGTAGAGCCCTCTTCATTGTCTATGAACTGCTCACGCACTCCGAGCGTCAGCAGAACATCCTGCTTGAAATCCTTTTTGAACTCGGCGAAAATTCCGTAATCGTCCCGTTTTTTTTCACCGTAATTGTTTTTGTAATCGGCAAAACGATGAACATAATCCGCACCAGCCACAAGCTCAAAACCTTTTCCCAGAGTAAAGCGGTAATCACTTTCGGCACCATAGTTATAGTTCAAACGTTCCTTTTCTTCATCGAACACGTTATCCACATAATCTTCTGTAATACGTTTATCGTGCATACCGAACAGCTTGCTCCGGAACCGCTCACCCTCGTAACGAAGGTTGAGAAAGTGAAAAGAACTTTCCTGATCGGTTCGTTCCACCTTGCCCGAATCGTACAGATCGATGAAAGCGGTCTCATACCATGAGTATTGGTAATCGATATAGGTGTTCTCGAAGGGTGATGCATTGACATTCACCATATACTTATCCGTTTCTCCAAGAGCATTCGTATACTTTTTCGAAAATTGCCGGCCGACATCGTCCAATTCGC from Prosthecochloris marina includes these protein-coding regions:
- a CDS encoding nitrilase-related carbon-nitrogen hydrolase, giving the protein MERLKLALVHLDVVHGEAERNRDELVLFNERAAENGARIIVNTELAVSGYSFGSRDEIACLVESQEGSTVTALRQVASRYGCFIVLGYPEKDERTDIYYNAAAVIGPDGALLLNYRKVTAEVRWACAGTSFQRNSFETPWGRVGVLICSDTYYGAIPRMSSLNGVDLLLVPANWPGGSLDPRELWQVRAKENGFFLAACNRSGKDKTMSCEDAYSCIYGPDGTKILESCSCTSDIFFADLPLEGGKLPSCRETQLRSREPSLYTPMYLDMRYAADLTSYYKLPEAAKMSVASRSFPAEELFTGDRLEETVDAYSGEKTALLVLPAGIAGDNEDVLNRLALAARKSQVNVCTGVVSEKDGSTVIAFAEKNGNLSLRSKKYGQHCFIDLDNARIALAFKDELYHPEMVIACAKQGCDLIVCSASCLNDHDQRVLGARSIEQTGLAVSGNNRAFICQPPEGHYRWAEVSSKNGEGCSVTLDIERLRQKTFYDRLDYGLLLGKQ
- a CDS encoding adenosylcobinamide amidohydrolase codes for the protein MKQKEYCHMKLGDYGAAEVHRERKMLIVRFNRPHRVISTCRVNGGIHEDLECLFNHQSCEPAGHSRKELKTVLSAPERYLQGLCERFELPEKTASLGTAANMNYAAIETKSFKNLEVTAICTGGVEGNAGRVGDPASVWEQDGVFEPLEKGGKEPHGTINTILLINRELTRGAMVRTIMTVTEAKTAVLQELAVSSRYSDGLATGTGTDQIAVACALTGDTPLTSAGKHAKLGELIGSAVSGAIRKTLALQNSLTPGNQRSILEHIKRFGAGREHMTESIARRLQEETAAVFRRNFNSLDRDPVAVGASCSLVHARDKVAWGILPQSCMREIFIMHGAQLATGISHRVERYADFSRILSLEPVSMNNHDFLEFVYASCALGYSEKWKD
- a CDS encoding ABC transporter substrate-binding protein, yielding MQGYGGWIVFLALMATLLGTSCSSVSDEQAVTADGKAKMQTVKYASRFSIMKRDDGCTLVKVLSPEGTDIGIDYAYLLVPHDRSVPEDRGTAAVVRIPLKRVTCENGFHVSLIEMLDCFDAIAGVSGKRRIGQDRVHKMIDSGALPVTGYMRGLNMETLVKIDPDLAFVNVTSASSDIFEKMMAYGLRPGFFCASLEEHPLGALEWIKFMGAFFEKDSLAASIFEKQEQAYLDVQKTAEHLTRKPSVITGYSRKGAWSIMGSSRWFVTMLEHAGSEYLFRGQETDRGHILSHEVAMDAGMKADFWVNTHFRVTDLDGLLEIDERYRLFSSVKKGMVYNNNNYRFENGRNRFWDSGMVEPHVLLADLITIFHPEVLPDHTLKYYRRLEKR
- a CDS encoding ABC transporter ATP-binding protein gives rise to the protein MKNEVLLTHDLAIGYQNRRLVKEAEKHGRKYPGKVVADNLSLDLAKGELVCLLGPNGSGKSTLMRTIAGVQKPLGGHVTLDGRSLERLSTKETARLLSLVLTDRVMTGNLSVYALVALGRYPYTGWMGKLSKDDETVVREAIAITGTRRFACRHISDLSDGERQKVMIARALAQDTPVILLDEPTAHLDLPNRIEVVRLLKQLARERGKSIVMSTHELDLALQAADRIWLMSPVQAEESGKNIEMISGMPEELILDGRLEKAFKRNGFEFDRESGSFRINQHHEGCIGLVGEGTLAYWTKRALERIGYKVVIDASLPCRIEVSEDRGNRWWRYYNGKSGEPFEIQDIGSVISCIKKNKTDSEIVA
- a CDS encoding FecCD family ABC transporter permease, translated to MGIKVDSQTSPEHSWPLLSPKNSLIALLFVIMAFFFMLDLALGSVKIPLGNIIDIVFGKGSENEAWEKIVTYIRIPKALTAVIAGAALSASGLQMQTLFRNPLAGPSVLGISAGASLGVAMVMLASGAAANAFAIRQLGLGGSWLIVVASTLGAAFVLLIVLGIAVRIKDNIVLLIVGIMVGNITISIISIWQYFSEPEQIQDYLIWTFGSLGGVLGSQLYVLAIVVGIGLMISFAASKSLNVMLLGENYARSLGMSTLYVRITVIAATSLLAGSVTGFCGPIGFIGIAVPHLTRSILNTSDHRFLMPSSCLVGAILMLVCDIIAQMPGSQTTLPINAVTALIGSPVVIWVIMKNRNLKSSFA
- a CDS encoding ABC transporter substrate-binding protein, with the protein product MNIFRSSFTGSVHHRFSGVLRCAISLFAVVFTTGLSGCSNETEVHPKQEAVSVDVPLSYAKGFSLYDHEGFKTLRVIVDLDGRQDTLRYLLIPKESPLPDGFDEHVVVRTPVERVALFSTTQVGYIDLLGCADRIIGIARPDYVNTPSLRERIEKGAVSEIGMPFSPNVEEILELNPEMIVTTAFPAARQTDYKALVMAGIPVVVVAEWLEESPLGRAEWLKLYAALLGREEVAVEKFADIEHSYHALKALTDTLSHRPSVVTGMPFKDAWFVPGGNSYVACFLRDAGADYHWKNRAKTGSIKMDIEAIYPVALEAEFWLNPGTVQSLDELLAKDIRFRDFFAVRSGKVYNNNRLLNPAGGNAYWELGAVRPDRVLGDLIRILHPDLFPERGNGDDSLTFYRHIQ
- a CDS encoding 4Fe-4S dicluster domain-containing protein, with protein sequence MMSDTAKKRRRGRLTVPRKEIAWYPTIEPDACNSCCSCYDFCPKGVFASGEVEGLRRRPKMEVTQPYNCIVLCTACEKVCAAGAISFPKREDFERYVEYYE
- a CDS encoding TonB-dependent receptor plug domain-containing protein produces the protein MKKKIVVFLMACVFSQYTLQAEGFSQDGITPSYTSDEMVVTATRFPVKEKESSRFVTVVDSEELKETGATNVMEALGRIGGLGYKSLAPIGINKQGMNSAVYVRGIEDGELILINGSPVQQASSKGYDLSCIPVEQIERIEVLKGAASTLYGADAMAGVINIVTKKPVSEKTGTASVEFGNEEWMNHGISLSLPGITAGFRYQHLGELDDVGRQFSKKYTNALGETDKYMVNVNASPFENTYIDYQYSWYETAFIDLYDSGKVERTDQESSFHFLNLRYEGERFRSKLFGMHDKRITEDYVDNVFDEEKERLNYNYGAESDYRFTLGKGFELVAGADYVHRFADYKNNYGEKKRDDYGIFAEFKKDFKQDVLLTLGVREQFIDNEEGSTDYDSFLPSAGVTWKVNENLNLFANTGKAFKAPTFTQLYYEGRVVVGNPDLQPESGWTYEAGFKWDCKSVSARIAGFYMTYEDKIEIDRSQGRPYHYFNAGSYNSQGVEWKLGLYPFTDRHDFLSDISFTSAGYWAYPVAENTDGDEYQPGPKFQNTFAVSYATLPFNLDLQCRILAGREDDLENYAAFDMTGKVKVGKGYVTCAVENIFDTEIQTTGNLVEDASSRFVYYEPGRLARLGYTISF